DNA from Litoribacterium kuwaitense:
GTACACATCACAATCGAGATATGAACGCAGGACAAAATCTTAAAAACGAAGCGATAAGGCTTCTAACCGTAGGAACTACGGGGATAGCCTAATCAATAACTGGCGGTTACGCTCGTGTTCTTAGGAATCTCCCACTTCAGACAGCTCGTAAGAGTGTTAAGTGGGGGTAGTTCAAAATATTCTGTTGATGGGCTGTGGACAGTTCGATAAAATGGAAAGACTAGGTATGAGAGGAGGACTGACGTGTCAGCAGGAAAAATTAAACGACTGAATATCTCAGAAGAAGTGATGAATCGTTTACTTGAAAGAATTCAACGTGGTGTTGTTAAAAGTGGCGAACGGTTACCTTCTGTAGAAGCTTTAGCACAAGAATTTGGCGTCAGCCGCTCAGCGGTCAGAGAGGCTCTAAGTGCATTGCGGGCGATGCGCTTAGTAGAAATGAGGCATGGAGAAGGGACATTCGTCACCACTTTCCAAAAAGACGAGCCTTCACTCGCGCTTTACACTGCAGCACTTATGAAAAAAGAAGATATCGATCATTTGCTTGAGGTTCGTCTTTATTTAGAAACCGGCACATCTCAAGCAGCAGCAACGAGGCGAACAGATGAGGACCTTCGCATCATGAAAGAAGCATTGCAGTTAATGGCAAGGTCCGAAGGGGATGTTGAAGCAGGCGAAAAGGGAGATTTTTTATTTCATGAGGCCATCGTTTCAGCAGCTGGCAATCCAATTTTACAGCAGCTTTGGAATCAAATCTCAGAAATGTTAAAACGAGCGATGAGAGAAACAAGACTGATTGCTTTTTATGAAGATAAGGACGTCATGAGTGTGTTATCTCATGAGCATGCGCGCATCTATCAAGCAATCTCACAGCAGGACGGAGAGGCGGCAAGTGCTGCGATGCGGCAGCATTTACAGACGGTGCTTGACCAGTGGAATCGCTCGCAAGAAAAATGGGCGCCTTAAGTCGATTTAGAACACGTATAGATATAACTCATCAGTCATCTGATGACCTGATAAGAGGAGAGAGAAGAATGAAAGTCAGTCTTTTTGCAACTTGCTTAATGGACGTGTTTTATCCTGAAACCGGAAAAGATACTGTTGAATTGTTAGAGCGTCTTGGGTGTGACGTTGATTTTCCCGAAGCACAAACGTGCTGTGGTCAACCCGCTTTTAACAGTGGCTACCATACGCTTTCTAAAGAAACGATGAAACATATGATCAGCGTATTTGACCATGCAGATTATGTCGTCACGCCATCCGGATCTTGTGCGACGATGTGTAAGGAATATCCGCATTTGTTTGAAGATGATCCGAAGTGGAAGCAAAGAGCTGAAGCGTTACACAGCAAAATGTACGAGCTAACAGATTTTATCGTCAATGTGCTCGGGGTGGAAGACGTTGGTGCGTCACTTCATGCACGAGCGACGTATCATACATCTTGTCATATGACACGTCTGTTGAAGGTTTCTGAGGCCCCCGCCCGCCTTTTGGCACATGTGGAAGGCTTGGAGATGATCCCTTTAAAAAATGCACAAAACTGTTGCGGCTTTGGAGGGACATTTGCCGTGAAAATGCCGCCGATTTCACAGGAGATGGTTGATGAAAAGGCAGGGCACGTAGAAGAAACAGAAGCAGATGTCCTCATTGGTGCGGACTGGGGCTGCTTAATGAATATTGGTGGTCGCCTGAGGAGGAGAGAGTCACCGGTCAAAGTGATGCATATTGCATCTGTATTAAATAACAAGATGAACGGAGGGGAATAACAATGGGGATTCGATTTGGTGATCGCGCCTTTGATACGAGAGTTCAGGAAGGGCTTGAAAATACGTTTATGCGTGGTGCCGTTTCTGGCGCACAAGAAAGGCTTTTTGATCGAAAGTCAAAAGCTGAGGAAGCGCTTGGTGACTGGGAAGAATGGCGCGAGCTCGGTGAAGAAATTCGGCAGCATACCATTGAGCATCTTGACGTTTATTTAGAACAGTTAAGTCATGAAGTTGCAAAGCGAGGCGGTCATGTATTTTTGCTTCAGATGGTGAGGAAGCAAACCAGTACATTCAACAGGTCGTCCAGAAGAAAGAAGCGAAAAAGATCGTCAAATCGAAGTCGATGGTGACTGAAGAAATTGGCTTAAATCATGTGCTTGAGCAAACAGGTGCAGAAGTCATCGAAACAGACCTTGGTGAGTATATTTTGCAGTTAGACGATCATGATCCACCTTCTCACGTTGTTGCGCCGGCATTGCATAAAAATAAAGACCAAATCCGCGACGTTTTTCAAGAAAAAATAGGTTATGAGAAAACAGAGAACCCTGAAGAGCTTGCCCGGCATGCACGTGAGATGCTAAGGGAAGAATTCCTGTCTGCAGATATTGGAATTACGGGGTGTAACTTTGCTGTTGCCGAAACGGGAAGTATTAGTCTCGTCACAAATGAAGGGAATGCGCGCCTTTGCTCAGCTCTGCCTTCCACACAAATTACTGTGATGGGGATGGAGCGTATCGTTCCAACCTTTAAGGAGCTTGATATCCTTGTCAGTCTGTTATGCCGAAGTGCGATTGGCCAAAAGTTGACGAGCTACATTACAGCATTGACCGGACCAAGGGATACAGCAGAAGGAGATGGACCGGAAGAGTTTCATCTCGTGATTGTCGATAATGGACGTTCAAACATCCTCGGGACGGCATTCCAGTCTGCGCTACACTGTATTCGTTGTGCGGCATGTATGAACGTTTGTCCAGTTTATAGACACGTTGGTGGTCATGCATATGGTTCGATTTATCCTGGTCCAATCGGCGCTGTATTAACGCCTCTTTTAGATGGGTATGATGACCATAAGGAATTGCCTTATGCATCGACGCTTTGTGCTGCTTGCACAGATGCTTGCCCAGTGAAGATACCTTTGCACGAGTTGTTAAATGAACACAGGAAAGTGATTGTTGAACAGGAAACGACCCCTCCAATCACAGAAAAAATCGCGATGAAAGGTTTTCAACAAGTGACAAGCTCTGCAACGCTCTTCCGATGGGCGACAAAAGCGGCACCTTTTCTTGCAGTCCCATGGGCTTCCAATCAGTATATCCCGAAAGGTCCTGGCCCATTGTCTGGATGGACGGATGCACGCGATTTTCCAGCACCTCGAAAAGAGCGGTTCCGCGACTGGTATAAGCAGCATAAGAAAGGTAAAGGTGGCGTGACAAATGGAAAACATTGAAGAACGTATTCACGGAAAAGCGCCTTTTCTGGAAAAGGTAGCAAGTGCTTTAGGGAGAGAGCGCCAATCGACAGTTGAGCGTCCGAAATGGCATCATTCACCGCAAGAAAGAGTTCTGCAACATGCTAGCGCAGACGAGTTGGTGACGGTTTTGGAAGCGCAATGTCAAGAGATTCATACGGAGCTCGTGAAGACGTCAAGTCAGAAGCTGAGAGAAGATCTTGGGCGAACGATTGAAGCCCATGGAGGAGGGCCTATCGCCTACTGGAACGATCAACGTTTTGAGGAGGTGCAGTTGGCGGATTGGCTCGCTTGTGACCTTCCAGGTGATGGAATCGAAACCTTTGCATGGAATGACCAGCAAAACGAGCAAAGCGTAAAGTTTTGTGAACAAGCCAATATCGGCATCACCTTTACAGATTGTACCTTGGCTGAATCGGGAACGGTTATGCTTTGTAGTGGAGAAGGAAAAGGGCGATCGGTATCATTGCTTCCGGCGACATACATTGCTCTAATCCCTAAAAGTACACTTGTCCCA
Protein-coding regions in this window:
- a CDS encoding FadR/GntR family transcriptional regulator, whose translation is MSAGKIKRLNISEEVMNRLLERIQRGVVKSGERLPSVEALAQEFGVSRSAVREALSALRAMRLVEMRHGEGTFVTTFQKDEPSLALYTAALMKKEDIDHLLEVRLYLETGTSQAAATRRTDEDLRIMKEALQLMARSEGDVEAGEKGDFLFHEAIVSAAGNPILQQLWNQISEMLKRAMRETRLIAFYEDKDVMSVLSHEHARIYQAISQQDGEAASAAMRQHLQTVLDQWNRSQEKWAP
- a CDS encoding (Fe-S)-binding protein, whose amino-acid sequence is MKVSLFATCLMDVFYPETGKDTVELLERLGCDVDFPEAQTCCGQPAFNSGYHTLSKETMKHMISVFDHADYVVTPSGSCATMCKEYPHLFEDDPKWKQRAEALHSKMYELTDFIVNVLGVEDVGASLHARATYHTSCHMTRLLKVSEAPARLLAHVEGLEMIPLKNAQNCCGFGGTFAVKMPPISQEMVDEKAGHVEETEADVLIGADWGCLMNIGGRLRRRESPVKVMHIASVLNNKMNGGE
- a CDS encoding LutC/YkgG family protein, translating into MENIEERIHGKAPFLEKVASALGRERQSTVERPKWHHSPQERVLQHASADELVTVLEAQCQEIHTELVKTSSQKLREDLGRTIEAHGGGPIAYWNDQRFEEVQLADWLACDLPGDGIETFAWNDQQNEQSVKFCEQANIGITFTDCTLAESGTVMLCSGEGKGRSVSLLPATYIALIPKSTLVPRLTQAMDRLSEISDDEGKVPSCINWISGPSNSADIEMSLVVGVHGPIKATYVLIEDL